In Arachis stenosperma cultivar V10309 unplaced genomic scaffold, arast.V10309.gnm1.PFL2 arast.V10309.gnm1.Scaffold_100025, whole genome shotgun sequence, a genomic segment contains:
- the LOC130959864 gene encoding uncharacterized protein LOC130959864: MYLTDTSDVVRCKAFPTTLTKTAIKWFDNLPPRSISSFDDMAKKFLARFFIQKDKAKHAPSLLGIKQEEQESIRNYMERFNKTYMDIQNLPAEVAIMGLINGLREGPFSQSISKKYPTSLNEVQE, encoded by the coding sequence atgtatctcaccgacACCTCAGATGtagttcgttgcaaagcctttccaaccaCTTTAACAAAAACAGCAATCAAATGGTTCGACAATCTCCCTCCTAGatccatctcaagtttcgacGACATGGCTAAGAAATTCCTGGCCAGATTCTTcatccaaaaggacaaagctaaaCATGCTCCGAGCTTATTGGGAATCAAGCAAGAAGAACAGGAAAGCATacgtaactacatggaaagattcaacaagacaTATATGGATATACAGAACTTGCCTGCAGAAGTTGCTATTATGGGCCTCATTAATGGCTTGCGAGAAGGGCCCTTTAGTCAATCTATATCGAAGAAGTACCCCACATCCCTGAACGAGGTGCAGGAATGA